The sequence CCCTTTGGGACACTAGGGTTGGGGGGCTCTTAGGTTCTACATGTCTGACCAGCTGTCCTGCCTTTAGTCGGCAAAGAAAGTCCTGGAAGGCAGCAGCTAACACAGCCCCTATTCCAgcctgcccacctctccccatGGGCTCCAGCCCTCAAGCCCACCTGGTCCCTGTAGACTTTTAACCTGAACTTTGGGAGTCAGACTTGTACATCAGTCTCTAGATTGTGCAAGTCAGGTGTCCTTCCGTGGTCTTAGTTTCCCCACCTATAACAAGAGGAAAATAGACCCTGCCTTTTGATGATGATGTAAGATAAAAAGGAGCAATAACTGTGGATGCTGTGAATGCAGACTCTGATTGGTGCTCTGAGCTGCACCTGCCTTTGGCTTCTAGGCTGGCCCTGGCAAGCAGGCCCACCCTTCCATGCTTCTCTGGGCATCTCTGCTTCATGGGCCCTGTTTCCCAGGAATTCCTTTGTGGGGAGTGAGGCCTGTGAGACGAGGTAGGATATTTGGGGATCAGGATGTGTAGCTCTCTCCCCCTTGACCACACCTGTTTGTTTTTCTAGCAGCtgagcaggagaaagaaaaggacccTTTTCATTACGGTGAGCAGGGACTGCgaccctgggtggggagggggaggcacagCCCCATCCAAGGGAGGGATGGACACGCTCTCCCTGGcccttcccttcttccatctCTCACTCTTGTTCCTTTGGCAGACTACCAGACCCTGAGGATCGGGGGACTGGTGTTTGCTGTGGTCCTCTTCTCGGTGGGGATCCTGCTTATCCTAAGTAagtttgtttgttcctttgttcaCTCTAAGGGCAATGTCTGCAGCTGTGAAGTGAGTGGTGAACAGTGTAAGAGACTGGCAGTTCTCTTTCCTGGAGAGGGAAGGAGCCTGTCTGTCTTCCTAGTTATCTTCAGGGCCTAGTACACTGCTgtgcacataataggtgctcagtgaaacagtgaagaatgaacaaaataagtGCTCGATGAAAACAAGCACAGATACGAAGGGGGCGGAGGTGGCTGTCCCCGTGCTGTACCCATCAGGGCGCGAGTGGGGGAGTCACAGGAGAGGAGACAGGGGCTGTCCTTAGAGTGCTCCGAGGGGTGTGCCCCTGTGTGTGTTTCCCCTCGTGAGCCTGGGCTGCACGGAGCTGTCTGCGTTTACATGGCCAAGCAGACGGTGGTGCTGTAGCCGTCCAAGCTGCTGACGGTTGAACCTTGGCCTCTGAAGAGCCCTGCTCCAACCAGGGATCGCCGCATGCAGCTGTGCAAACCGTGCAGTGCCCAGGAGTCGGGGCTGCTGTTCGCACAGTCCCACAGACTCACCGGGCAGCCCTGCTGTGGCTAAGCCAGGACATTGACCTTGGATGGTTTCTTTGCCTTTCAGGTCGCAGGTGCAAGTGCAGTTTTAACCAGAAGCCACGGTAAGGATGCCATGGCTGTGGACATCTGGGGTGATGACGCTaagaggggacagggaggggcctGTGGTGTGTGACCCCAATTGAGTGTGCTTTTGGATTCTTGTCTCAGAAACAGGCTGTGTGTGTTGGGGTAGAGGTGGAAGTTTTGAGGATTGTCGGGCAGCCTTTGGGGCAAAGGAGAGGTCGAAACATCAAGGGTTAGCccgtccttcttttttttctgatgtatgtgtggggtgggggaagggggagaagatgCTGGATCCTTGTCTGGAGGCCCTTGAGTTGGGCTTGGGAGAAGGGAAACAGAGGGCCTCTGGGCCTCTCTTGAGATCTGTCTCCTCTCTTCAGGACTTGTGACACTGCCCTGTGTTCACCTGCTCATGAGGTTCTTTGAGCTCTGTGGAATCTTGGGCTTCCTTTCGCCCACCCTCTACCTCCACCTAAGGGCACAACCCATTAGTCCACCATGGTAACCCAGGGCAGCGCTGGACCTCAGGAGTCCAAAGTCTGTGACAGGACACAACCCGAGGCCCCATGCAGCCGTAGGCCATCTCTCCCCAGTACTTAGCTCTCTCAGGGGCCGACACTGAAGGGTGCCTGTAAGTTGCCCTGACTACATCCCCTTTGGCCCTGGCCTCCCGCGCCCCACGAGCCCCATGGTGGAGAATGATCCACCGTGACTTGGAGGAGACGGATCCCAAGGCCCTGCCCCAGCAAGGTCAGTGGCGATGCTCTCTGGGTTTGCCCTGGAGACCTCTGACGGGCTTGCCTTTCATCCTCTTGCAGGGCTCCGGGGGACGAGGAGGCCCAGGTGGAGAACCTCGTCACTGCAAATGGTAAGTGTCAGGACCACCCGCCCAGGTGGGATGGAGGGAATGGGCAAGGGTTCTCCTACAGCTTGAGGGTGGGGTACGGTTGCCAGGTGCCGTCGTCTCTTGAGAGCTGGCCGGGCAGACGTGCTTCCATAGTGCCAGAGTGGGGGGGTCCCCGGGGCCTCTGCTCTGCAGCACTCCCTCACCTCCACCAACAGGCCGCTGCTCCTGACGGCTGCTGTTTACAGGGAATCTGCTTAGCGTTGTCATGACACAAAGCGCTTCACTTCTCATTTAATGGGCGCACAGCCCCACGAGGTAGGCATCACTCTCCACATTTTACAACCAAGGgactcagaaaagttaaggaaTGTTCCAGGTTCTCTAACAAGCGAATAACAGGACAAGGATCtgccccaggtctgtctgactcgaAATCCACATGAGTCACCTTTGCTGAGCGGGTCAGTCCCCCCCAGAGACAGGCACAGTCACGGCTGCTGCAGGGGGTGGCCCGCTGGGGTGAGGGGTTCAGGCACTACCCTACATTCTGCTTCTCTTTCCAGCAACGGAGCCCCAGAAAGCAGAGAACTGAAGTGCAGCCCTCAGGCACAAAGGTAAGACGCTGTCTGCCCGCATCTTCCTGTCACCATCATTGTTCTAACTGAAGTCCGGCGGAAGAGTCATCGGAGAAGAATTGGGTTAGCTTTTGCAACGAGCCCAGCTTTCATTATGAGCTGTGCTCTCAGGAGGCTCGTGTCTGAAGGATGATGAGACGGACGGATTGAAACCTCCCaggtgtaccacacacacacacacacacacagaatgagcAGTCGGGAAATAGAGCTTCCATACCAACCCAGCGGTCAAGTTGATAGGGTGCCGTCCTAGCTACCACGTGGGCGTGACTTGGGAGAGAGTTAGAGTCAGTGAAATACTCCTAATATCAAAGTAGCATAAAGACGGTGGCTTTCAGTGACGATTCAGCGAGTACCTTCAGGCcgctttttaaagttaa is a genomic window of Physeter macrocephalus isolate SW-GA chromosome 16, ASM283717v5, whole genome shotgun sequence containing:
- the FXYD6 gene encoding FXYD domain-containing ion transport regulator 6 isoform X3 yields the protein MEVVLLFLCGLLAPAVLANAAEQEKEKDPFHYDYQTLRIGGLVFAVVLFSVGILLILSRRCKCSFNQKPRAPGDEEAQVENLVTANATEPQKAEN
- the FXYD6 gene encoding FXYD domain-containing ion transport regulator 6 isoform X1 gives rise to the protein MTLAPERQPGRGVPELRWDPDCAARYHAMEVVLLFLCGLLAPAVLANAAEQEKEKDPFHYDYQTLRIGGLVFAVVLFSVGILLILSRRCKCSFNQKPRAPGDEEAQVENLVTANATEPQKAEN
- the FXYD6 gene encoding FXYD domain-containing ion transport regulator 6 isoform X4 translates to MEVVLLFLCGLLAPAVLANAEQEKEKDPFHYDYQTLRIGGLVFAVVLFSVGILLILSRRCKCSFNQKPRAPGDEEAQVENLVTANATEPQKAEN
- the FXYD6 gene encoding FXYD domain-containing ion transport regulator 6 isoform X2: MTLAPERQPGRGVPELRWDPDCAARYHAMEVVLLFLCGLLAPAVLANAEQEKEKDPFHYDYQTLRIGGLVFAVVLFSVGILLILSRRCKCSFNQKPRAPGDEEAQVENLVTANATEPQKAEN